A window of the Gemmatirosa kalamazoonensis genome harbors these coding sequences:
- a CDS encoding DUF3656 domain-containing U32 family peptidase, with amino-acid sequence MAQHPIPELLAPAGSLDAVRAAVANGADAVYLGASRFNARDDGAQLSLDELEQACATAHARGTKVYLTFNVLIKPQELADALEYLGECIDRGIDAAIVQDLGIVRLIRQVYPQLEIHGSTQMTVHDVSGARVMQQLGVERVVLARENTLADVRAIRDAVPDLGLETFVHGALCISYSGQCYMSGMISERSANRGSCAQSCRKDYVLTDATTGAELDRGYLISTKDLAAHDHLGELAEIGVGCLKIEGRKKKPEYVATVTKSYRDWLDALGRGAWTSPGPEEVQPLVQIYSRGFTGGMYGGRAGREYITRDHPDNHGVELGVVVGREGNDLLLELSSPVSVGDGLGFEPPLGTAGTSTGFAVSEVRSLGTRGGVTRQAVASRVRVPAGWRVMRTSEAALLERARKSYAALPVALKGRKTRLDVRVFGHAGGALKAVFTAGDDVVTARSEVPLAPASKRALDQTQLREQLGRLGESPFALGAIDDRGLGAGLFIPVRELNRLRQDAVDQLLVQRDWADQARRAERSEAIAAAVGRVRVAAEPIAVESVAVPRSFDLRAVAYTVDQAREAAAGGATEIVLDPFLRHPMPPVTRVRALADELRARGIALRLRTPTIVRPEERRLLDKWLALDLPVLSGHLGLVAELGGGGRDVVADYAVNCFNQHTAAELFRLGARRVTLSVELTGDEMAQLAAPWDGERFDVFVYGRPEGMTIEHCVLSAAHDRVATTCRDLCVKHHTNVELTDPAGYTFPVATDYACRNRLLHSRPVDGSEYLPRLWRAGLRGYQLVFNVAGDPVRDIVAGFRAALDALDAGTRPDTAAVRAALGGEFTRGHFARAV; translated from the coding sequence ATGGCTCAGCATCCAATCCCCGAGCTCCTCGCCCCGGCCGGCTCGCTCGACGCCGTCCGGGCCGCCGTCGCGAACGGCGCCGACGCCGTCTACCTCGGCGCCAGCCGCTTCAACGCCCGCGACGACGGCGCGCAGCTGAGCCTCGACGAGCTCGAGCAGGCCTGCGCCACCGCGCACGCCCGGGGGACGAAGGTCTACCTGACCTTCAACGTGCTCATCAAGCCGCAGGAGCTCGCCGACGCGCTCGAGTACCTCGGCGAGTGCATCGACCGCGGCATCGACGCGGCCATCGTCCAGGACCTCGGCATCGTCCGGCTCATCCGGCAGGTCTACCCGCAGCTCGAGATCCATGGGTCGACCCAGATGACCGTGCACGACGTGAGCGGCGCCCGCGTCATGCAGCAGCTCGGCGTCGAGCGCGTCGTCCTCGCGCGGGAGAACACGCTCGCCGACGTGCGCGCCATCCGCGACGCGGTGCCCGACCTCGGGCTCGAGACGTTCGTGCACGGCGCGCTCTGCATCTCGTACTCCGGGCAGTGCTACATGTCCGGGATGATCTCCGAGCGCTCCGCGAACCGCGGCTCCTGCGCGCAGAGCTGCCGCAAGGACTACGTCCTCACCGACGCCACCACCGGCGCGGAGCTCGACCGCGGCTATCTCATCTCGACGAAGGACCTCGCCGCGCACGACCACCTCGGCGAGCTGGCCGAGATCGGCGTCGGCTGCCTGAAGATCGAGGGGCGCAAGAAGAAGCCGGAGTACGTCGCCACGGTCACGAAGAGCTATCGCGACTGGCTCGACGCGCTCGGGCGCGGCGCGTGGACGTCGCCCGGTCCGGAGGAAGTGCAGCCGCTCGTGCAGATCTACAGCCGCGGGTTCACCGGCGGCATGTACGGTGGCCGCGCGGGGCGCGAGTACATCACGCGCGACCATCCGGATAACCACGGCGTGGAGCTCGGCGTCGTCGTCGGCCGGGAGGGGAACGACCTCCTGCTCGAGCTGTCGTCGCCGGTGTCCGTCGGCGACGGCCTCGGGTTCGAGCCGCCGTTAGGCACTGCCGGCACGAGCACCGGATTCGCCGTCAGCGAGGTGCGTTCGTTAGGCACTCGCGGTGGCGTCACGCGGCAGGCGGTCGCGTCGCGCGTGCGTGTGCCCGCCGGCTGGCGCGTCATGCGCACGTCGGAGGCGGCGCTGCTCGAGCGCGCCCGGAAGAGCTACGCCGCGCTTCCCGTCGCGCTCAAGGGCCGCAAGACGCGCCTCGACGTGCGCGTGTTCGGCCACGCCGGCGGCGCGCTGAAGGCGGTGTTCACGGCGGGCGACGACGTCGTCACGGCGCGCAGCGAGGTCCCGCTGGCGCCGGCGTCCAAGCGAGCGCTCGACCAGACGCAGCTGCGCGAGCAGCTCGGCCGCCTCGGCGAGTCGCCGTTCGCGCTCGGCGCGATCGACGACCGCGGACTCGGGGCGGGCCTGTTCATCCCCGTGCGCGAGCTGAATCGCCTCCGCCAGGACGCCGTCGACCAGCTCCTCGTGCAGCGCGACTGGGCCGACCAGGCCCGCCGCGCCGAGCGGAGCGAGGCGATCGCTGCCGCGGTCGGCCGCGTCCGCGTCGCCGCGGAGCCGATCGCCGTCGAGAGCGTCGCCGTTCCGCGCTCGTTCGACCTCCGCGCCGTCGCCTACACCGTAGACCAGGCTCGTGAGGCTGCGGCCGGCGGCGCGACCGAGATCGTGCTCGATCCGTTCCTCCGCCACCCCATGCCGCCGGTGACGCGCGTCCGCGCGCTCGCCGACGAGCTGCGCGCGCGGGGGATCGCCCTCCGCCTCCGCACGCCGACGATCGTCCGCCCCGAGGAGCGCAGGCTGCTCGACAAGTGGCTCGCGCTCGACCTGCCCGTGCTCTCCGGCCACCTCGGCCTCGTCGCCGAGCTCGGGGGCGGTGGGCGCGACGTCGTCGCCGACTACGCGGTGAACTGCTTCAACCAGCACACCGCCGCGGAGCTGTTCCGGCTGGGCGCGCGCCGCGTCACGCTCTCGGTCGAGCTCACCGGCGACGAGATGGCACAGCTCGCGGCGCCGTGGGACGGCGAGCGGTTCGACGTGTTCGTCTACGGGCGCCCCGAGGGGATGACCATCGAACACTGCGTGCTGTCGGCCGCGCACGACCGCGTCGCGACGACGTGCCGCGACCTCTGCGTGAAGCACCACACGAACGTCGAGCTCACCGATCCGGCGGGCTACACGTTCCCCGTCGCCACCGACTACGCGTGCCGCAACCGGCTGCTCCACTCGCGGCCGGTCGACGGCTCGGAGTATCTGCCGCGCCTGTGGCGCGCCGGGCTGCGCGGCTACCAGCTCGTGTTCAACGTCGCCGGCGATCCCGTGCGCGACATCGTCGCCGGTTTCCGCGCGGCGCTCGACGCGCTCGACGCCGGCACGCGGCCGGACACGGCGGCGGTGCGGGCAGCCCTCGGCGGCGAGTTCACGCGCGGACACTTCGCGCGCGCGGTCTGA
- a CDS encoding AtuA-related protein, which translates to MSDRVNVRLVDVAHARSGDKGDTANVGVIALRPEWYDLLARELTVERVAGHFRGMIDGPVERFELPNLNALNFLLHGALDGGGTLSLKTDAQGKVYSTALLRMVLHVPADEAERLGLPAAGAA; encoded by the coding sequence GTGAGCGACCGCGTGAACGTGCGCCTCGTCGACGTCGCCCACGCCCGCTCCGGCGACAAGGGCGACACCGCGAACGTCGGCGTCATCGCGCTCAGGCCCGAGTGGTACGACCTGCTCGCCCGCGAGCTGACGGTGGAGCGCGTCGCCGGGCACTTCCGCGGCATGATCGACGGCCCGGTGGAGCGCTTCGAGCTGCCGAACCTGAACGCGCTGAACTTCCTGCTGCACGGCGCGCTCGACGGCGGCGGCACGCTTTCGCTCAAGACAGACGCGCAGGGGAAGGTCTACTCGACCGCGCTGCTGCGCATGGTGCTCCACGTGCCGGCCGACGAAGCGGAGCGGCTCGGACTTCCGGCCGCCGGGGCGGCCTGA